In a genomic window of candidate division WOR-3 bacterium:
- the fabF gene encoding beta-ketoacyl-ACP synthase II, with protein MTKRRVVVTGLGAVTPLGNDVKTYWENLLAGVSGIKRISAFDPSDLAVQIAGEVRNFNPLERLDAKLVKRADRFTQFALWAAVEALKDAGIDLNQEDCNRVGVIVGSGMGGIATWEQQHEIFITRGPRPVSPLLIPMMIPDMASGQISIVYGLRGPNYCSVSACASGAHATGVALRHIQNGDADVMITGGSEAPITKFTVAAFANMGALSKRNDQPEKASRPFDRQRDGFVIAEGCGIYILEELEHALKRGAKIYCELSGYGASADGYHITAPDPDALGAALAMRRALEDAGLKPEDIDYINAHGTSTPLNDAAEVKAITMVFGEHSRQLAVNSTKSMIGHGLGAAGAMEFVATVLSVSEGKLHRTANLEEPDEGVELDFVREGSRERRVRAALSNSFGFGGHNCCLCVKAWE; from the coding sequence ATGACCAAGCGCAGAGTTGTAGTTACCGGTTTAGGTGCAGTTACCCCGCTCGGCAACGATGTGAAGACCTACTGGGAGAATCTCCTTGCCGGTGTGAGTGGTATAAAAAGAATCAGTGCTTTTGATCCTTCAGATCTGGCAGTACAGATTGCTGGTGAAGTAAGGAATTTTAATCCGCTGGAGCGGCTAGATGCCAAGTTGGTGAAGCGGGCAGACCGGTTTACCCAGTTTGCTCTGTGGGCGGCAGTGGAGGCTCTGAAGGATGCAGGTATCGATTTAAATCAGGAGGATTGTAATCGAGTCGGTGTTATTGTCGGATCCGGGATGGGGGGTATTGCAACTTGGGAGCAGCAGCATGAAATTTTTATTACTCGGGGCCCGAGACCTGTTTCACCTTTGCTGATTCCGATGATGATTCCGGATATGGCGTCCGGACAGATATCAATTGTCTACGGGTTAAGGGGGCCGAATTACTGCTCGGTTTCAGCATGTGCCTCTGGAGCCCATGCTACCGGCGTCGCCTTGCGTCACATTCAGAATGGAGATGCGGATGTGATGATTACCGGCGGGAGTGAGGCACCGATTACCAAGTTTACCGTTGCCGCATTCGCAAATATGGGGGCACTGTCCAAGCGTAATGACCAGCCCGAGAAGGCATCACGGCCGTTTGATCGTCAGCGGGACGGTTTCGTGATTGCCGAGGGGTGTGGAATTTACATCTTGGAGGAGCTGGAGCATGCGTTAAAGCGGGGGGCAAAAATCTACTGCGAGCTGTCTGGTTACGGTGCGAGCGCTGATGGTTACCATATCACCGCTCCAGATCCGGATGCGCTGGGCGCGGCACTGGCGATGAGGCGGGCGCTGGAGGATGCGGGATTGAAGCCCGAGGACATCGATTACATCAATGCCCATGGAACATCGACCCCGTTAAATGATGCGGCCGAAGTGAAGGCCATCACGATGGTATTTGGCGAGCACAGTCGGCAGCTGGCAGTGAATTCCACCAAGTCGATGATCGGTCATGGGCTGGGAGCGGCTGGAGCAATGGAGTTTGTGGCAACCGTGCTGTCAGTGAGCGAGGGTAAGCTGCACCGCACGGCAAATCTTGAGGAACCGGATGAGGGGGTCGAATTGGATTTTGTCAGGGAGGGATCAAGGGAGAGAAGGGTGCGGGCTGCGCTGTCAAATTCATTCGGATTTGGAGGTCATAACTGTTGTCTTTGTGTTAAGGCATGGGAGTAG
- a CDS encoding electron transfer flavoprotein subunit beta/FixA family protein, which produces MNIICCLKQVPSTETKIRINPQTGLVDTNEVEWVINPYDEYALEMALRIRETLGRGKITVISLGPERVKMALRTALAMGVDEAVQLWDSEFEGLDGLSIGRVLAAAVKKLGFDLVLTGKQAIDDDLAWVPQTIAHFLNIPHCAVVPEVELNRLDQRELVCHREIEGATEIVEVKLPCLVTVQKGKFQPRYPTLKLMMAAKKKEIPVWDRNTLGVDSSQLTRRVECMGHRLPPERKPGKILEGDVNQVVPELVRLLRDEAKVV; this is translated from the coding sequence ATGAATATAATCTGCTGTCTTAAACAGGTACCGTCGACCGAGACCAAGATCAGAATAAATCCCCAGACGGGTCTGGTGGATACAAATGAGGTGGAGTGGGTAATTAATCCGTATGACGAGTATGCACTGGAGATGGCGTTGCGGATCCGGGAGACGCTCGGCAGGGGCAAAATTACCGTAATCAGCCTCGGACCGGAAAGAGTGAAAATGGCACTGCGCACTGCCTTGGCGATGGGGGTTGATGAGGCGGTGCAATTATGGGATAGCGAGTTTGAAGGACTGGACGGGCTGAGTATCGGACGGGTGCTGGCTGCGGCAGTGAAGAAACTGGGGTTTGATCTGGTTTTGACCGGCAAGCAGGCAATTGATGATGATCTTGCCTGGGTACCGCAGACAATCGCCCATTTTCTGAATATTCCGCACTGCGCGGTCGTGCCGGAGGTGGAACTTAACCGGCTGGACCAAAGAGAACTTGTGTGCCATCGGGAGATTGAAGGAGCAACGGAGATTGTTGAAGTAAAGCTCCCCTGTCTGGTAACGGTACAGAAGGGAAAGTTTCAGCCCCGGTATCCGACACTGAAGCTGATGATGGCAGCGAAAAAGAAGGAGATTCCGGTGTGGGACAGAAATACACTGGGGGTTGATTCTTCCCAGCTGACGCGGCGCGTCGAGTGTATGGGCCACCGGTTACCGCCCGAGCGCAAGCCCGGGAAGATACTGGAGGGGGATGTGAATCAGGTTGTGCCGGAGCTGGTCCGGTTGCTACGCGATGAGGCAAAGGTTGTCTGA
- the coaE gene encoding dephospho-CoA kinase (Dephospho-CoA kinase (CoaE) performs the final step in coenzyme A biosynthesis.) codes for MFDRQLAQERLLIGIGGNLGSGKTTVVNELRRYGAKVIDADSIGRSLLRKGTTEYQKLVRAFGREILKRSGEIDRKTLAKKAFSSPAALKKLNGIMHPPLLKKIKEEIANCREGLVVVDAALLFAWKLHRQMDISILVTAPDELRLARLKKSGLSLEDARQRLKMQASDTKFWSEADFVLENCGSLAELKRKIRALWNYFYSNRLERLKAKRSSSFAHGD; via the coding sequence ATGTTTGACCGGCAACTCGCTCAGGAGCGGCTGCTGATCGGGATCGGTGGAAACTTAGGATCGGGTAAGACAACAGTTGTCAATGAACTCAGGCGTTACGGGGCAAAGGTGATTGATGCGGACAGCATCGGCCGAAGTCTGCTGCGTAAGGGTACGACGGAATATCAGAAACTGGTTCGTGCGTTTGGCCGGGAGATTCTGAAACGTTCAGGGGAAATTGACCGTAAAACTTTGGCAAAAAAGGCATTTTCCTCACCAGCAGCGCTGAAAAAGCTTAACGGGATCATGCACCCCCCGCTGCTGAAAAAAATCAAGGAAGAAATTGCCAACTGTCGGGAGGGGCTGGTGGTGGTGGATGCAGCGCTGTTGTTTGCTTGGAAATTGCACCGGCAGATGGATATTTCAATTCTGGTCACTGCACCGGATGAGCTGCGGCTTGCCCGACTGAAAAAGAGCGGTCTGAGTCTGGAAGATGCCCGACAGCGGCTGAAGATGCAGGCTTCAGATACGAAATTCTGGTCCGAAGCCGATTTTGTGCTCGAGAACTGCGGTTCGCTGGCAGAACTTAAACGGAAAATCCGGGCACTTTGGAATTATTTCTATTCCAACCGGTTGGAACGCCTGAAAGCGAAAAGAAGCAGTTCTTTTGCTCACGGAGACTGA
- a CDS encoding phosphoribosyltransferase family protein produces the protein MRWSQVPLRELELEDRLVRAVTPYILEFREVHEMVVDFFGIYQQLVNPEATGVGPPEREANAESYCISGLQGEVGRFHVIYDLEETRLAIELPAEEASKVYRLLREQRIVVPDLELVRKVMSGNLAETVAAIFWQVGAIKVSLGDLRPLFKVDENRNYSPIYIDVKGISYYPAVLDFVLSASALLVRNLNFDVICGIEAGSIALAALLAQKLNKPMFFARRHLRYPEASPFEGVKQHELFRKRVLLVDDTLVHGWTKTQVVEVIRHWGAQVDACFVIFDRQQGGEEELAHAGVRLYSLTNREAALSEKIPREISCLTDGEYAEVCSYFADPQEWHRRRGLNFTPIMKNLT, from the coding sequence GTGAGGTGGAGTCAGGTTCCGCTGCGGGAATTGGAGCTTGAGGACCGACTGGTCCGGGCGGTAACCCCTTACATACTTGAGTTTCGAGAAGTGCATGAAATGGTAGTAGATTTTTTCGGGATTTATCAACAGCTGGTGAATCCGGAGGCGACTGGAGTCGGGCCTCCGGAACGGGAGGCCAATGCGGAGAGTTATTGCATTTCCGGTCTCCAAGGGGAAGTTGGACGCTTTCATGTAATCTATGATCTGGAAGAGACCCGGCTGGCGATCGAGCTGCCGGCTGAGGAGGCAAGCAAAGTTTACCGGCTGTTGCGCGAGCAGAGGATTGTTGTCCCGGATCTGGAACTGGTTCGGAAAGTCATGTCCGGCAACCTGGCGGAAACGGTGGCTGCGATCTTCTGGCAGGTGGGCGCCATAAAGGTAAGCCTCGGTGATCTGCGACCGCTGTTTAAGGTGGATGAGAACCGGAATTACAGTCCGATTTACATTGATGTCAAGGGAATTTCCTACTATCCCGCGGTCTTGGATTTTGTATTGTCGGCAAGCGCCCTTTTAGTTCGTAATCTCAATTTTGATGTCATCTGCGGCATTGAAGCCGGCAGTATTGCACTCGCTGCGTTGCTAGCGCAGAAACTGAATAAGCCGATGTTTTTTGCCCGGCGTCATTTGCGTTACCCGGAGGCAAGTCCGTTTGAAGGGGTGAAGCAGCATGAGCTGTTCCGGAAGCGTGTGCTGCTCGTGGATGATACACTGGTGCATGGCTGGACCAAGACGCAGGTTGTCGAGGTGATCCGTCACTGGGGTGCGCAGGTTGATGCCTGTTTCGTGATCTTTGACCGCCAGCAGGGTGGGGAGGAGGAGCTGGCGCATGCCGGGGTCAGGCTGTATTCGCTGACCAACCGGGAGGCGGCGCTGTCCGAAAAGATACCGCGCGAGATCAGCTGTCTTACTGATGGGGAGTATGCCGAGGTCTGTTCCTATTTTGCCGATCCCCAGGAATGGCACCGGCGCCGGGGGTTGAATTTTACCCCGATAATGAAAAACTTGACATAG
- a CDS encoding HNH endonuclease signature motif containing protein codes for MLWHYHCPDCGHPLEVEWARHREETVCRKCRLRHYPPTPDEDPFAYIAGAKWPPELEQIVIAHKGSVCSAPGCFRSYNTLTLKKPISKGGRISVDNLIPVCTHHARDKGEQDYEEWIQNLKERELNEQLAAVPPPMIQAKAPPAESAEAVPLAGYVQLISRESNTRLMPLPENRPVVMAPFLRGAVRRLVFDYEWEAKGGGEVKVYLVAWPRGEEPRLDFLESEEFAGLKAVKEHWAERDARGEGCVTLELPPAPMGRWTAAVVMEGNGAFAIKEFVLAGCD; via the coding sequence ATGCTGTGGCATTACCATTGTCCTGACTGCGGTCACCCACTTGAGGTGGAGTGGGCGCGGCATAGGGAAGAAACAGTATGCCGGAAGTGCCGTTTGCGTCATTATCCTCCGACCCCGGATGAGGATCCCTTTGCCTACATTGCGGGAGCCAAGTGGCCGCCGGAACTGGAGCAGATTGTCATTGCCCACAAGGGATCGGTGTGCTCTGCACCGGGTTGTTTCCGGAGTTACAATACGTTGACCCTCAAGAAGCCGATTTCCAAGGGTGGCAGGATTTCGGTTGATAATCTGATCCCGGTATGCACGCATCACGCCCGTGACAAGGGAGAGCAGGATTATGAGGAGTGGATTCAGAACCTGAAAGAACGGGAGTTGAATGAGCAGTTGGCAGCAGTTCCACCGCCGATGATTCAAGCGAAAGCGCCGCCCGCGGAATCGGCTGAAGCGGTTCCCCTTGCTGGTTATGTTCAGCTGATTTCCCGGGAGAGTAATACTAGGCTGATGCCTTTACCTGAGAACCGGCCGGTGGTAATGGCGCCGTTTCTGCGTGGGGCAGTCCGACGTCTGGTGTTTGACTACGAGTGGGAAGCAAAGGGCGGGGGTGAGGTGAAGGTCTATCTGGTTGCTTGGCCGAGAGGCGAAGAGCCGCGTCTGGATTTTCTAGAGAGTGAAGAATTTGCGGGCCTGAAGGCGGTAAAGGAGCACTGGGCAGAGCGGGATGCGCGCGGGGAGGGTTGTGTTACGCTGGAACTCCCGCCGGCACCAATGGGACGCTGGACAGCTGCGGTAGTGATGGAGGGAAATGGTGCGTTTGCAATTAAGGAGTTCGTGCTGGCAGGTTGTGATTAG
- the hisS gene encoding histidine--tRNA ligase: MLRHTRPKGTQDFIPPLSQQKLLVENTFRQLAVIHGFQEIITPTFEHTELFIKSSGTGSDIVIKEMYSFQDRSQRSLTLKPEGTPGVIRAVLENRLALPCRLYYITPCFRYSRPQKGRYREFYQLGIEALGEASARTDAELIHFGVRFFSRLNITSLTVMVNSIGCRTCRQDYREKLLTFLRLNREALCPDCQQRIELNPLRVLDCKNDHCQTLLQKAPVPREYLCSDCQTHFNIVINELAVRQLPYRIDDHLVRGLDYYNRTTFEFISDKLGAQNSLGGGGRYDYLIEELGGPPTPASGLAIGLERTMLAMPQSEAKTDRRQLAFVIWTSENELRPAVDLVDRLREAGIPAQLSFDSPKLKRQLHLADLADAAFAVIVGEEELKRGVYGLKNLITGEQIEIPAPELISRLKPLLAA, encoded by the coding sequence GTGCTCCGCCATACCCGCCCCAAAGGCACTCAGGATTTCATCCCACCCCTCAGCCAGCAGAAACTGCTGGTGGAAAACACATTCCGTCAGCTTGCCGTAATCCACGGCTTTCAGGAGATCATAACCCCCACGTTCGAACATACTGAACTGTTCATCAAATCCTCGGGCACCGGCTCCGACATTGTAATCAAGGAGATGTACTCATTTCAGGACCGTTCCCAGCGCAGCCTCACCCTTAAACCCGAAGGTACGCCTGGTGTAATTCGTGCGGTTCTGGAAAACCGCCTTGCTCTTCCTTGCCGGCTTTATTATATCACCCCCTGTTTCCGCTACAGCCGGCCTCAGAAAGGCCGATACCGGGAGTTCTACCAGCTGGGCATTGAGGCACTCGGTGAAGCCAGTGCCCGCACCGATGCCGAACTGATCCATTTCGGCGTCCGCTTCTTCTCCCGGCTGAATATCACCAGTCTCACAGTAATGGTAAACTCAATCGGCTGCCGCACCTGCCGGCAGGATTATCGCGAAAAACTGCTTACCTTTCTGCGTCTCAACCGGGAGGCGCTGTGCCCGGACTGTCAGCAGCGGATTGAATTAAACCCCCTGCGGGTCCTCGACTGCAAAAATGATCACTGTCAGACCCTGCTCCAGAAGGCTCCGGTCCCCCGGGAGTACCTCTGCTCCGACTGCCAGACACACTTTAATATTGTCATCAATGAACTCGCTGTCCGCCAGCTCCCCTACAGGATCGACGACCATCTGGTCCGCGGCTTGGACTACTACAACCGCACGACCTTTGAGTTTATTTCCGATAAACTTGGTGCCCAGAACAGCCTTGGCGGCGGCGGACGCTATGACTACCTGATTGAAGAACTCGGCGGCCCCCCCACCCCCGCGAGCGGACTGGCAATCGGGCTTGAACGGACCATGCTCGCAATGCCTCAATCGGAAGCAAAGACCGACAGACGGCAACTGGCATTTGTCATCTGGACATCAGAAAACGAACTCCGGCCCGCAGTCGACCTTGTCGATCGGCTCCGCGAAGCCGGCATACCTGCGCAGCTCAGCTTTGACAGCCCGAAACTCAAGCGTCAGCTGCATCTTGCCGACCTTGCAGATGCCGCCTTTGCTGTCATTGTCGGCGAGGAAGAACTGAAACGGGGCGTCTATGGACTCAAAAACCTTATTACCGGGGAACAAATCGAAATTCCTGCTCCTGAATTAATCTCCAGACTTAAACCCCTGCTCGCTGCCTAA
- a CDS encoding V-type ATP synthase subunit D, with translation MRLAVNATRMELMRLRRRLAIARRGHKLLKDKQQELMRRLLKLVEEIREHRQRVQEETRSVLARFALARNSYPGEFLREAVMKPTRQVEIAVSTQTIMNIRVPVFTKKVSGVLRCYGFATTSGELDIALLRMEQLLDSLLVLAEKEKAVEILATELERTRRRVNALEFVLIPALEDAVRVITFRLAEAERQELTRLMRIKEIVRGEETRG, from the coding sequence ATGCGACTCGCGGTCAACGCTACCCGAATGGAGTTGATGCGTCTGCGCCGCCGGCTGGCAATTGCCCGGCGCGGCCACAAACTCCTCAAGGATAAACAACAGGAACTCATGCGGCGGCTGCTGAAACTGGTCGAGGAAATCCGGGAGCATCGCCAACGGGTACAGGAAGAAACGCGCAGTGTCCTTGCCCGCTTCGCCCTCGCCCGCAACTCTTACCCCGGAGAGTTTCTCCGGGAAGCGGTAATGAAACCGACCCGCCAGGTGGAAATTGCCGTCTCGACCCAGACAATCATGAACATCCGGGTGCCGGTTTTTACCAAGAAAGTCAGTGGTGTGCTCCGTTGCTACGGCTTTGCCACTACCTCGGGCGAACTGGACATCGCCCTGCTCCGGATGGAACAGCTCCTCGATTCTCTGCTCGTCCTCGCCGAAAAGGAAAAGGCGGTTGAAATTCTGGCAACCGAGCTGGAACGCACCCGGCGCCGGGTCAACGCCCTCGAATTCGTCCTTATCCCCGCTCTGGAAGATGCGGTCCGGGTGATCACCTTCCGGCTGGCTGAAGCTGAACGCCAAGAACTCACCCGGTTAATGCGGATCAAGGAAATTGTCCGAGGCGAGGAAACCCGTGGCTAA
- a CDS encoding DUF4097 family beta strand repeat-containing protein, with translation MRNRMGLLAGAGLLALFACLYTYKADATGTFSRAVESFREVNVETKNGAVTVSPSAESVAQIQIVRYAYGKDREDAQRRLEQIAVVESVTGEEWHLRVNFPASSVPQGANVTASLPENAGVSITTSNGSVSVAGITGGVTVITSNGAVEFTGTGGDGYISTTNADVHVRVHEGGVAVNTSNGEVECDLSDLPAVKSVSLNTSNGRVVLSLPPDVSCRITASTSNGTVVITGFHAEYEEQSQSRVRARIGSGASSVTVTTTNGDILIQNRSHTTGGLIY, from the coding sequence ATGAGAAACCGGATGGGTCTGCTTGCAGGTGCCGGGCTACTGGCGCTTTTTGCCTGTCTTTATACCTACAAGGCTGATGCTACCGGTACATTTTCCCGGGCGGTTGAAAGTTTCCGGGAGGTAAATGTCGAGACCAAAAATGGTGCGGTAACGGTCAGTCCGAGTGCCGAAAGTGTTGCTCAGATTCAGATTGTCCGATATGCCTATGGCAAGGACCGGGAGGATGCCCAGCGTCGTCTGGAGCAGATTGCGGTTGTGGAGAGCGTTACCGGAGAGGAGTGGCATTTACGGGTGAATTTTCCGGCAAGTTCGGTGCCGCAGGGTGCGAATGTTACTGCCAGCCTTCCTGAGAATGCAGGAGTGAGTATCACCACCAGCAATGGAAGTGTTTCCGTTGCCGGCATTACTGGAGGGGTGACGGTGATTACGAGTAACGGGGCGGTGGAATTTACCGGTACCGGTGGGGACGGATACATCTCGACGACGAATGCGGATGTGCATGTGCGGGTTCATGAGGGGGGGGTGGCCGTTAATACATCAAATGGTGAAGTTGAATGTGATCTGAGTGATCTGCCGGCGGTCAAGAGCGTAAGTCTGAATACGAGCAACGGCAGGGTGGTGCTGAGTTTGCCACCGGATGTCTCCTGCCGGATTACTGCCAGCACCAGTAACGGTACAGTGGTGATTACCGGTTTTCATGCTGAATATGAAGAGCAGAGTCAGAGCCGGGTTCGAGCCAGGATAGGTTCAGGTGCCTCCAGCGTGACCGTCACCACTACCAATGGTGATATTTTGATTCAGAACCGGAGTCACACTACCGGTGGTCTAATTTATTAA
- the trxA gene encoding thioredoxin yields MADNQNVLQLTDNNFEIEVSGSTVPMLVDFWAPWCGPCRMIAPVIDRLAEKYAPRLKVGKVNVDENPQTAGKFGIMSIPTLVFFKEGKEVDRIIGALPEAVLSAKIEELLR; encoded by the coding sequence ATGGCAGATAATCAGAATGTTTTGCAGCTGACCGATAACAATTTTGAGATCGAGGTGTCCGGTTCCACCGTACCGATGCTGGTTGATTTCTGGGCACCGTGGTGCGGACCGTGCAGGATGATTGCACCGGTGATTGACCGGCTGGCAGAAAAGTATGCCCCGAGACTGAAGGTGGGGAAGGTAAATGTGGATGAGAATCCCCAGACCGCCGGCAAGTTCGGCATCATGAGCATTCCGACGCTGGTGTTCTTCAAAGAAGGCAAGGAGGTTGACCGGATTATCGGGGCGTTGCCCGAAGCGGTGCTGAGTGCCAAAATTGAGGAACTGCTGCGATAA